TGGGCTCTTCCACGCCCTGGGAATTGGTCACGATGCGCATCACCAGCTTGCGCAGTTCCTTTTCAGAAGCGAACATCGGGATGGTGTTGCCGTAGCTTTTGGACATCTTGCGCCCATCCAGTCCCAGCAAAGTCTTGCTGTGTTCGGTGGCGATGGGCTGGGGCAAACTGAAGCACTCCTGTCCATAGGTGAAATTGAAGCTCTGGGCGATATCCACGGCCATTTCCACATGCTGAAACTGGTCGTTGCCCACCGGCACGAGGTCGGTGTCGAAGAGCAGGATGTCGGCCGCCATCAGCACGGGATAGGTGAACAGGCCCATGTTAACGCCGTCATCGGGATCGCGTCCGGCCTCGGAATTGGCTTGGAGCATGGCCTTGTAAGCGTGGGCGCGGTTCATCAGGCCTTTGGGCGTGAAAGCCAGCAGCATGGCCAGCAGTTCAAAAGTTTGGGGAACCAGGGATTGCTTGTAGAAGAGCACCTTGTCCGGATCGAGGCCCGAGGCCAGCCAGGCGGCGGCGATCTCCAGGGTCATGGCGCGGATGGCGGCGGGGTCCTTGCAGGAATTGAGGGCGTGGTAGTCGGCGATGAAATAGCGCGCCTCGCAGCTTTGGGAAAGTTCCAAAGCCGGGCGGATGGCGCCCAGATAGTTGCCGATGTGGGGTATCCCGGTGGGTTTGATGC
The sequence above is drawn from the Candidatus Cloacimonadota bacterium genome and encodes:
- the trpS gene encoding tryptophan--tRNA ligase produces the protein MKVALTGIKPTGIPHIGNYLGAIRPALELSQSCEARYFIADYHALNSCKDPAAIRAMTLEIAAAWLASGLDPDKVLFYKQSLVPQTFELLAMLLAFTPKGLMNRAHAYKAMLQANSEAGRDPDDGVNMGLFTYPVLMAADILLFDTDLVPVGNDQFQHVEMAVDIAQSFNFTYGQECFSLPQPIATEHSKTLLGLDGRKMSKSYGNTIPMFASEKELRKLVMRIVTNSQGVEEPKDPATCTIFALYRSFASTEQVEDLRRRYLAGGMGWGHAKQELFEAMNAALTPLRERYTELMSAPERIAAILETGSAKARELAAAKIRQLRSVIGMD